One window from the genome of Breoghania sp. L-A4 encodes:
- the gatC gene encoding Asp-tRNA(Asn)/Glu-tRNA(Gln) amidotransferase subunit GatC, whose translation MSVDTQTVKRVAKLARIAVSDAEAETMKGELNAILGFVEQLDEADVSGVEPMTSAVETTMRLRADVVTDGGKAADIVANAPASEDNFFVVPKVVE comes from the coding sequence ATGTCCGTCGATACCCAGACCGTGAAACGCGTGGCCAAACTGGCGCGCATCGCCGTCTCCGATGCCGAGGCCGAGACCATGAAGGGCGAGCTCAACGCCATTCTCGGCTTCGTCGAGCAGCTTGATGAGGCCGATGTCAGCGGCGTCGAGCCGATGACATCCGCGGTCGAGACGACCATGCGCCTGCGTGCCGACGTGGTGACCGACGGCGGCAAGGCGGCCGATATCGTCGCCAACGCCCCGGCCAGCGAGGACAATTTCTTCGTGGTGCCGAAGGTCGTCGAGTAG
- a CDS encoding SEL1-like repeat protein yields the protein MLFELGMTYATGRDVPADLVSAHKWFNLAAMKGNRDAVRYRKEISEEMTSADIAEAQRAAREWLTMQ from the coding sequence ATGCTGTTTGAACTCGGCATGACCTATGCCACCGGTCGCGACGTGCCGGCGGATCTCGTCTCGGCGCACAAGTGGTTCAATCTGGCCGCGATGAAGGGCAACCGTGATGCCGTGCGCTATCGCAAGGAAATCTCTGAGGAAATGACCAGCGCCGATATCGCCGAGGCGCAGCGCGCGGCTCGCGAATGGCTGACCATGCAGTGA
- a CDS encoding glucan biosynthesis protein, whose product MNRREYLQATGALIAAIAGGMPLAALAQAPAADESGSAVQSFSWDELVARMKQRAAEPYEPPSATLPKPLADLDYDRRRLINYRRERSVWRGQDRGFQMQAFHPGGIYDAPVQLFEVADGAARPITFSAADFEYLAPLDPAEFEALEFPGVAGIRLLYPLNRSDHHDEVVSFLGASYFRALGRGNRYGLSARGLAVDTAAGAPEEFPVFTRLYIERPEIDARQIRVWAELESARVSGAYAFTIAPGTETIIDVSMAIFLRGDVSRLGIAPLTSMYLFGENDRTGFDDFRPEVHDSDGLAILRANGERVWRPLVNPGQLQLSLFSEVDPGGFGLLQRDRAGDAYLDTEARYERRPSVWIEPVGNWGKGAVWLAEIPSSAEIHDNIVAFWMPREGLTAGSEHHLQYRMIWALNVEEDHPLGRVTSTRTGHGGVSGVEPDPQARKFVITFAGGSLPEIGPDDQVTAGIGVDNGTLLHSDLQKLEGSDDWRLVLDVKRGGESRPVELRADLHLEGQSLTETWTYQWGTLL is encoded by the coding sequence ATGAATCGCCGCGAATACCTGCAAGCGACGGGTGCTCTCATTGCTGCCATCGCCGGCGGCATGCCGCTGGCGGCGCTGGCGCAAGCGCCGGCCGCCGATGAGTCCGGGTCCGCCGTGCAGAGCTTCAGCTGGGACGAACTGGTTGCGCGCATGAAGCAGCGCGCCGCGGAGCCCTACGAGCCGCCGTCTGCGACACTGCCCAAACCCCTGGCGGATCTCGATTACGACCGCCGCCGGCTGATCAATTATCGTCGCGAGCGATCCGTCTGGCGCGGCCAGGACCGCGGTTTCCAGATGCAGGCCTTTCATCCCGGCGGCATTTACGATGCGCCGGTGCAACTGTTCGAGGTGGCTGACGGCGCCGCCCGGCCGATCACCTTTTCGGCCGCCGATTTCGAGTATCTCGCCCCGCTCGATCCGGCGGAGTTCGAGGCGTTGGAGTTCCCCGGCGTCGCCGGCATCCGGCTTCTGTATCCGCTCAACCGCTCCGATCATCACGACGAGGTGGTGAGCTTTCTGGGCGCCAGCTATTTTCGCGCACTGGGCCGCGGCAACCGTTACGGGCTGTCGGCGCGCGGGCTGGCGGTGGACACGGCCGCCGGCGCGCCGGAGGAGTTCCCCGTCTTCACCCGGCTGTACATCGAGCGTCCGGAGATCGACGCGCGGCAGATCCGCGTTTGGGCGGAGCTTGAGAGCGCACGGGTTTCCGGCGCCTATGCCTTCACCATCGCGCCGGGGACCGAGACCATCATCGATGTGAGCATGGCCATCTTCCTGCGCGGCGACGTCTCGCGGCTCGGCATCGCGCCGCTGACGTCCATGTATCTGTTCGGCGAGAACGACCGCACCGGCTTTGACGACTTCCGTCCCGAGGTGCACGACAGCGATGGCCTGGCGATCCTGCGCGCCAACGGCGAGCGTGTCTGGCGACCGCTGGTCAACCCCGGCCAGTTGCAGCTTTCGTTGTTCTCCGAGGTCGATCCGGGCGGCTTCGGCCTGCTGCAGCGCGACCGCGCCGGAGACGCCTATCTCGATACGGAAGCGCGCTACGAGCGCCGTCCGTCGGTGTGGATCGAGCCTGTGGGCAATTGGGGCAAGGGGGCTGTGTGGCTCGCCGAGATCCCCTCTTCGGCCGAAATCCACGACAACATCGTGGCCTTCTGGATGCCGCGGGAAGGCCTGACGGCAGGGTCCGAGCATCACCTGCAATACCGGATGATCTGGGCTTTGAACGTCGAGGAGGATCATCCGCTGGGCCGCGTGACCAGCACCCGTACGGGCCACGGCGGCGTCTCGGGCGTTGAGCCCGATCCGCAGGCGCGCAAGTTCGTGATCACCTTTGCCGGCGGTTCGCTGCCGGAAATCGGTCCCGACGATCAGGTGACCGCGGGCATCGGCGTGGACAACGGCACGCTCCTTCACAGCGATTTGCAGAAACTTGAAGGCAGCGATGACTGGCGGCTGGTGCTTGATGTGAAGCGTGGCGGCGAAAGCCGGCCGGTCGAGCTGCGCGCGGACCTGCATCTCGAGGGTCAAAGCCTGACCGAAACCTGGACCTATCAATGGGGAACGCTGCTATGA
- a CDS encoding GNAT family N-acetyltransferase codes for MEPPLRIVEADRQHLGALVAMLHDDFLGQGREDLSDAALDGYRAAFAALSDDPNNTLFVALDETDAPVGMFQLTFLPGLSYGGQWRAQIEGVRTRADQRGKGIGARMMAFAIEQARSRGCVLVQLATNKARGDAHRFYERLGFKASHIGMKMML; via the coding sequence ATGGAGCCGCCCTTGCGCATCGTCGAAGCCGACCGCCAGCACCTCGGCGCCCTTGTCGCGATGCTGCATGACGATTTTCTCGGTCAGGGGCGCGAGGACCTGTCCGACGCGGCGCTTGACGGCTATCGCGCCGCCTTCGCCGCCTTATCGGACGATCCCAACAACACGCTCTTCGTGGCGCTGGATGAGACCGACGCGCCCGTCGGCATGTTTCAGCTCACCTTTCTTCCTGGGCTGTCCTACGGCGGCCAGTGGCGCGCCCAGATCGAAGGCGTGCGCACGCGGGCGGATCAGCGCGGCAAGGGCATCGGCGCGCGGATGATGGCCTTCGCCATCGAGCAGGCGCGGTCGCGAGGCTGCGTTCTGGTGCAACTGGCCACCAACAAGGCGCGCGGCGACGCGCACCGTTTCTACGAGCGGCTTGGTTTCAAAGCCTCGCACATCGGCATGAAGATGATGCTGTAG
- the gatB gene encoding Asp-tRNA(Asn)/Glu-tRNA(Gln) amidotransferase subunit GatB, whose protein sequence is MSLVDTRTPDPKKFIKGAMGDWEMVIGLEVHAQVTSNSKLFSGASTEFGNAPNDNVSLVDAAMPGMLPVINEECVRQAVRTGLGLKAEINLKSVFDRKNYFYPDLPQGYQISQFKQPIVGEGIVYLDMPDERVEVGVERLHLEQDAGKSMHDQHPTMSFVDLNRSGVALMEIVSKPDIRSSDEAKAYLTKLRTILRYLGTCDGNMEQGSMRADINVSVRKPGGDFGTRCEIKNVNSIRFAGQAIEYEARRQIGILEDGGSIDQETRLFDPGRGETRSMRSKEEAHDYRYFPDPDLLPLVFDQAFVDDLASHLPELPDDKKARFVADFGLSAYDADILVAEKISADFFEAVAKGRDAKLSANWVINELFGRLNKEGHDVTTSPVSADQLGGIIDLIVAGEISGKIAKDLFEIVWSEGGDPAAIVETRGMKQVTDLGAIEAIVNEIVEANPEKAEQAREKPGLLGWFVGQVMKASQGKANPKAVNDLLRKKIGID, encoded by the coding sequence ATGAGCCTCGTTGACACCCGTACCCCCGATCCGAAGAAATTCATCAAGGGCGCCATGGGCGACTGGGAGATGGTCATCGGTCTCGAGGTGCATGCGCAGGTGACCTCCAACTCGAAGCTGTTCTCCGGCGCCTCGACCGAATTCGGCAACGCGCCGAACGACAACGTGTCGCTGGTCGACGCTGCCATGCCGGGCATGCTGCCGGTGATCAACGAGGAATGCGTCCGTCAGGCCGTGCGCACCGGTCTGGGGCTGAAGGCCGAGATCAACCTCAAGAGCGTCTTCGACCGCAAGAACTACTTCTATCCCGATCTGCCGCAGGGCTACCAGATCTCGCAGTTCAAGCAGCCGATCGTCGGCGAGGGCATCGTCTATCTCGACATGCCGGACGAGCGCGTCGAGGTCGGCGTCGAACGGCTGCATCTGGAGCAGGACGCCGGCAAGTCGATGCACGACCAGCATCCCACCATGTCGTTCGTCGATCTGAACCGCTCGGGCGTCGCGCTGATGGAGATCGTCTCCAAGCCGGACATCCGCTCGTCCGACGAGGCCAAGGCCTATCTCACCAAGCTGCGCACCATCCTGCGCTACCTCGGCACCTGCGACGGCAACATGGAGCAGGGCTCCATGCGCGCCGACATCAACGTTTCCGTGCGCAAGCCCGGCGGTGACTTCGGCACCCGCTGCGAGATCAAGAACGTCAACTCGATCCGCTTCGCCGGCCAGGCGATCGAATACGAGGCGCGCCGCCAGATCGGCATTCTCGAGGATGGCGGCTCCATCGACCAGGAAACCCGCCTGTTCGATCCGGGCCGTGGCGAGACGCGCTCCATGCGCTCCAAGGAAGAGGCGCACGACTACCGCTACTTCCCCGATCCCGACCTGCTGCCGCTGGTCTTCGACCAGGCCTTCGTCGACGATCTCGCGTCCCATCTGCCGGAACTGCCGGACGACAAGAAGGCGCGGTTTGTCGCCGACTTCGGCCTGTCGGCCTATGACGCGGACATTCTGGTGGCGGAAAAGATCTCGGCCGACTTCTTCGAGGCCGTGGCCAAGGGCCGCGACGCGAAACTGTCCGCCAACTGGGTGATCAACGAGCTCTTCGGACGGCTGAACAAGGAAGGCCACGACGTCACCACCTCGCCGGTTTCCGCCGACCAGCTCGGCGGCATCATCGATCTGATCGTTGCGGGCGAGATTTCGGGCAAGATCGCCAAGGATTTGTTCGAGATTGTCTGGTCCGAGGGCGGCGATCCGGCCGCAATCGTCGAGACGCGCGGCATGAAGCAGGTCACCGATCTCGGCGCCATCGAGGCGATCGTCAACGAGATCGTCGAGGCCAATCCCGAGAAGGCCGAACAGGCGCGCGAGAAGCCGGGCCTTCTGGGCTGGTTCGTCGGTCAGGTGATGAAGGCCAGCCAGGGCAAGGCCAACCCCAAGGCCGTCAACGATCTTCTGCGCAAGAAGATCGGCATCGATTAG
- a CDS encoding glycosyltransferase encodes MAARPGSEILSRVSLYVRRGGAVLLTLGLTAGAAAMFGSVAVADGFDWLDVLRVTLVAFGALWLSWGACTALLGLLFAPDPVPRSTSALKGRTAIVIPVYNEAADAVFARLHAMYRALERLGALETFDFHVLSDSTRPECVESERALHRRAVVQLGGGGRLYYRHRSPNVGRKAGNVADFIRASGGAYDHMLVLDADSLMRGRPSSRWSAAWRRTRGWDCCRPCRASLAGARCSAA; translated from the coding sequence ATGGCCGCGCGCCCCGGATCCGAGATCCTCTCGCGGGTGAGCCTGTACGTGCGCCGCGGCGGCGCGGTGCTGCTGACGCTTGGGCTGACGGCCGGCGCCGCGGCGATGTTCGGATCCGTGGCGGTGGCCGACGGGTTCGACTGGCTCGACGTTCTGCGCGTCACCCTTGTCGCCTTCGGCGCCTTGTGGCTGTCGTGGGGCGCCTGCACGGCGCTTCTGGGCCTGCTGTTCGCGCCCGATCCGGTGCCGCGTTCCACGTCGGCGCTCAAGGGCCGCACGGCCATCGTCATTCCGGTCTACAACGAGGCCGCGGACGCCGTCTTCGCCCGGCTGCACGCCATGTATCGCGCGCTCGAGCGGCTTGGCGCGCTGGAGACGTTTGATTTCCACGTGCTCTCGGATTCGACACGCCCCGAGTGTGTGGAGTCCGAACGCGCGCTGCATCGGCGTGCGGTCGTTCAGCTTGGCGGCGGCGGTCGCCTCTACTATCGCCATCGCAGCCCCAATGTGGGCCGCAAGGCGGGCAATGTGGCCGACTTCATCCGCGCGAGCGGCGGCGCCTACGACCACATGCTGGTGCTGGATGCCGACAGTCTGATGCGCGGGAGACCATCGTCGAGATGGTCCGCCGCATGGAGGCGGACCCGCGGCTGGGACTGCTGCAGACCGTGCCGCGCATCATTGGCCGGCGCACGCTGTTCGGCCGCATGA
- a CDS encoding flagellar hook-length control protein FliK: MPQTGAVDTLMTLRADSVAVTLWAESGETAARFRADVDALREAFGDVGLEATRIDIRRGRPSAEPQKAGYFVDWRT, encoded by the coding sequence CTGCCGCAGACCGGCGCCGTCGATACGCTCATGACCCTGCGCGCCGACAGCGTGGCGGTGACGCTCTGGGCGGAGAGTGGTGAGACGGCGGCCCGTTTCCGCGCCGACGTCGACGCCCTGCGCGAGGCGTTTGGCGACGTCGGGCTGGAAGCCACCCGCATCGACATTCGCCGCGGCCGCCCCTCGGCCGAGCCGCAGAAGGCGGGCTATTTCGTGGACTGGCGCACATGA
- the mdoH gene encoding glucans biosynthesis glucosyltransferase MdoH gives MVRRMEADPRLGLLQTVPRIIGRRTLFGRMIQFSSFFYAPVFSRGVAALQGAEGPFWGHNALVRVRAFAQSCGLPKLQGAPPFGGDILSHDTVEAAMLARGGWQVRLDPDLDGSYEEAPANMIDYAKRDRRWCQGNLQHTRVLAAPGLHFWSRLNLLQGVFGYLASPIWLLFLLASIIAPQVAPAPVYFVSGSPFPRFPHPETEMGLALLFGVFALLLLPKVLLVLRAVLVGEAQSFGGDAAACGSAVLEFLLASLLAPIHMMFQSRSVAQVLTGADFGWPAAERADGSLAPLDCLRASWWMVVFGTASLGMAYWAAPMLVGWLLPVMLPLVAAPLLIWWTASISAGHGARRAGIFLTPVEISGEPVIAAAAAALETYRLPEDEQAPRAVPAPEAA, from the coding sequence ATGGTCCGCCGCATGGAGGCGGACCCGCGGCTGGGACTGCTGCAGACCGTGCCGCGCATCATTGGCCGGCGCACGCTGTTCGGCCGCATGATCCAGTTCTCCTCCTTCTTCTACGCGCCGGTGTTCTCGCGCGGTGTCGCGGCGCTTCAGGGCGCGGAAGGCCCGTTCTGGGGCCACAACGCGCTGGTGCGCGTGCGCGCCTTCGCCCAGAGCTGTGGCCTGCCCAAGCTCCAGGGCGCGCCGCCCTTTGGCGGCGACATTCTCAGCCACGACACCGTGGAGGCGGCCATGCTGGCGCGCGGCGGCTGGCAGGTGCGTCTGGATCCGGATCTCGACGGTTCGTACGAGGAAGCCCCCGCCAACATGATCGACTACGCCAAACGCGACCGGCGCTGGTGCCAGGGAAACCTGCAGCACACCCGCGTGCTGGCCGCGCCGGGGCTGCATTTCTGGAGCCGGCTCAACCTGCTGCAGGGCGTCTTCGGCTATCTGGCGTCGCCCATCTGGCTGCTTTTTCTGCTCGCCAGCATCATTGCGCCGCAGGTGGCGCCGGCACCCGTCTATTTCGTCTCCGGCTCGCCGTTTCCGCGTTTTCCACACCCTGAGACCGAAATGGGACTGGCGCTGCTCTTCGGCGTCTTCGCGCTGCTGCTGCTGCCAAAGGTGCTTTTGGTGCTGCGCGCGGTGCTTGTCGGAGAGGCCCAGTCCTTCGGCGGCGATGCGGCCGCCTGCGGCAGCGCCGTCCTGGAGTTCCTGCTCGCCTCGCTATTGGCGCCGATTCACATGATGTTCCAGAGCCGATCGGTCGCGCAGGTGCTCACCGGCGCGGATTTCGGCTGGCCTGCGGCCGAACGCGCCGACGGATCGCTCGCGCCGCTCGATTGCCTGCGCGCGAGCTGGTGGATGGTTGTCTTCGGCACCGCAAGCCTGGGGATGGCCTACTGGGCCGCGCCCATGCTGGTCGGCTGGCTGCTGCCGGTGATGCTGCCGCTTGTCGCCGCGCCGCTGCTCATCTGGTGGACCGCCTCGATCAGCGCCGGCCATGGCGCGCGGCGCGCCGGCATCTTTCTCACGCCCGTCGAGATTTCCGGTGAGCCGGTGATTGCTGCCGCCGCCGCCGCGCTGGAAACCTATCGCCTGCCGGAAGACGAGCAGGCGCCACGCGCCGTCCCCGCGCCGGAAGCTGCCTGA
- a CDS encoding DUF2147 domain-containing protein: MELKNGQRGQVLAALCAVGMYLALDAGTARAADLQGDWRTPYPGTVRIAPCGDALCGHVIAFDPPAGMTQESARDVNNPDPDKRDRPILGIEVLSGLKQEGGTWRGRGYDPERGIAADATVTLNGEDKLTIRGCILYVLCENVNWTRVP; the protein is encoded by the coding sequence ATGGAGCTCAAGAACGGCCAACGCGGACAAGTCCTCGCCGCCCTGTGCGCTGTGGGAATGTATCTGGCGCTCGACGCCGGGACGGCCCGGGCGGCGGATTTGCAGGGCGACTGGCGCACGCCCTACCCCGGCACGGTGCGCATCGCGCCGTGCGGCGACGCCCTGTGCGGCCACGTCATCGCCTTCGATCCGCCCGCCGGTATGACCCAGGAAAGCGCCCGCGACGTCAACAACCCTGACCCGGACAAGCGCGACCGGCCCATTCTCGGCATCGAGGTGCTGTCGGGACTGAAGCAGGAGGGCGGAACGTGGCGCGGGCGGGGATACGATCCCGAGCGCGGCATCGCCGCCGACGCCACGGTCACACTGAACGGCGAGGACAAGCTGACGATACGCGGCTGCATCCTGTACGTGCTATGCGAGAACGTGAACTGGACCCGCGTGCCCTGA
- a CDS encoding EscU/YscU/HrcU family type III secretion system export apparatus switch protein, whose amino-acid sequence MSGARDDAGKKRIAVALSYDTKGAPRVTAKGEGFLSDQILKIAAEHGVPIEENPLLAQALAQVALDEEIPRNCTRPSRSSSATSCEARNRRRRKREETGAWWALSSWIPARVMRPCRTRAGMTRRVEARRRGRCRADPAGGIHKCSCDASTLNVIPDRARRRRVERSGTQERLAGGV is encoded by the coding sequence ATGAGCGGCGCGCGCGACGACGCCGGCAAGAAGCGCATCGCCGTTGCGTTGTCCTACGATACCAAGGGCGCGCCGCGCGTCACCGCCAAGGGTGAGGGGTTTCTCAGCGACCAGATCCTGAAGATCGCCGCCGAGCATGGCGTGCCGATCGAGGAAAACCCGCTGCTCGCCCAGGCGCTGGCCCAGGTGGCGCTCGACGAGGAGATCCCGAGGAACTGTACCAGGCCGTCGCGGTCATCATCGGCTACATCCTGCGAAGCGCGAAATAGGCGGCGGCGGAAAAGAGAAGAGACCGGTGCCTGGTGGGCGCTTTCCTCCTGGATTCCGGCTCGCGTGATGCGGCCTTGCCGCACACGGGCCGGAATGACGCGGAGGGTTGAAGCCCGACGGAGGGGCCGGTGCCGGGCTGATCCTGCTGGCGGCATTCACAAGTGCTCGTGTGACGCTTCAACTCTCAACGTCATTCCGGACCGAGCGCGCCGCAGGCGCGTCGAGAGATCCGGAACCCAGGAGAGACTCGCCGGAGGCGTCTGA
- the pcaQ gene encoding pca operon transcription factor PcaQ gives MIDTRIKFRHLQCFLEAARQGSIVRAAEALSVSQPAVSKTLKELEESLGARLFDRSKKGVRLTRFGEIFMRHAAASVMALHQGIDSVSRAQSKGGYIVSAGVLPNVAARLMPRALNLFKQTALETVVRVSTGSNASLLAQLRLGDLDVVVGRLVEPDQMTGLAFEHIYSEPMTLVVRAGHPLSAAEPFDLAALSRFPASLPPEGTVIRKEVDRFLIANGIRLPSDQVETISVTFGRAYALASDAVWAVPRGAIDGDIAAGTLVELPIDRSAMMGSIGITTRSDIAPSPLAELLMNTIREVAGGFRAQAG, from the coding sequence ATGATCGACACGCGCATCAAGTTCCGCCATTTGCAGTGCTTTCTGGAGGCCGCCCGCCAAGGCTCCATCGTGCGGGCGGCGGAAGCGCTCAGCGTGTCGCAGCCCGCCGTCTCCAAGACCTTGAAAGAACTTGAAGAATCGCTGGGCGCGAGATTGTTCGACCGCTCCAAGAAGGGCGTGCGGCTGACGCGCTTCGGGGAAATCTTCATGCGGCACGCCGCGGCCAGCGTGATGGCGCTGCATCAGGGCATCGACAGCGTCTCGCGGGCGCAATCCAAGGGCGGATATATCGTCAGCGCCGGCGTGCTGCCCAATGTGGCGGCGAGACTGATGCCACGGGCATTAAACCTGTTCAAGCAGACCGCGCTGGAAACCGTGGTGCGGGTGTCGACCGGATCCAATGCCTCGCTTCTGGCGCAACTGCGGCTGGGGGACCTCGACGTGGTGGTGGGGCGGCTGGTGGAGCCGGACCAGATGACCGGGCTGGCGTTTGAGCATATCTATTCCGAGCCGATGACGCTGGTGGTGCGCGCGGGCCATCCGCTGAGCGCCGCCGAGCCTTTCGATCTGGCGGCCCTGTCGCGCTTTCCCGCGTCGCTGCCGCCGGAGGGAACGGTGATCCGCAAGGAGGTGGACCGGTTCCTGATCGCCAACGGCATCCGGCTGCCTTCCGACCAGGTGGAGACCATTTCGGTGACCTTCGGGCGCGCCTATGCGCTGGCGTCGGACGCCGTCTGGGCGGTGCCGCGCGGCGCCATCGACGGAGACATCGCGGCTGGAACGCTCGTGGAGCTGCCGATCGACAGATCGGCGATGATGGGGTCCATCGGCATCACGACGCGATCGGACATCGCGCCCTCGCCGCTGGCGGAGCTGCTGATGAACACGATCCGTGAAGTGGCCGGCGGCTTTCGCGCACAGGCCGGCTAA
- a CDS encoding DUF6455 family protein, with product MSFFKRADERMSLMGEMMERTGVDLSTGAGPCEESFLRRSISACMHCGAVTECKQWMTEEHDTPPTFCPNSRRFSDHIAAR from the coding sequence ATGTCATTCTTCAAGCGCGCCGACGAGCGCATGAGCCTGATGGGCGAGATGATGGAGAGAACCGGCGTCGACCTCTCGACCGGCGCGGGTCCGTGCGAGGAATCCTTCCTGCGCCGGAGCATTTCCGCCTGCATGCACTGCGGCGCAGTAACCGAATGCAAGCAGTGGATGACGGAAGAGCACGACACGCCGCCGACCTTCTGCCCCAACAGCCGCCGCTTCTCGGACCATATCGCCGCCCGGTGA
- a CDS encoding DUF2147 domain-containing protein has translation MSVLKRGLRAAAILSAPVVIAAAVLVTTQPAAAADAKGVWARPSGTSRIQISSCGKALCGKLVWLKNPRKDDKNPDKSKRDRPLLGVQTVINMVPSGDDSWKGKVYNAEDGKTYKGVMELTAPNKLKLEGCVLGGLICKGETWNRYR, from the coding sequence ATGAGTGTCTTGAAACGTGGACTGCGCGCCGCCGCCATATTGTCTGCGCCGGTGGTCATCGCCGCAGCCGTTCTTGTGACGACGCAGCCGGCGGCGGCGGCGGATGCGAAGGGCGTCTGGGCTCGTCCGAGCGGAACGTCGCGGATACAGATCTCGTCGTGCGGCAAGGCCCTGTGCGGCAAGCTTGTGTGGCTGAAGAACCCGCGCAAGGACGACAAGAACCCCGACAAGTCCAAGCGCGACCGGCCGCTGCTGGGGGTTCAAACCGTCATCAACATGGTTCCCAGCGGCGACGACAGCTGGAAGGGCAAGGTGTACAATGCCGAGGACGGCAAGACCTACAAGGGGGTCATGGAGTTGACCGCGCCCAACAAGCTGAAGCTTGAAGGCTGCGTTCTGGGCGGGTTGATCTGCAAGGGCGAGACCTGGAACCGCTACCGATAG
- a CDS encoding YHS domain-containing (seleno)protein — protein sequence MTFTALRRTFAAVAVIAGGAGLTATAFPAMADEVTTYVTHGAAIGGTDPVAYFTDGKPVAGSDEFTATYDGVTWKFASAANRDAFVAEPEKYAPAYGGYCATGASFGVKIPIDPNKWHIVDGKLYLNANEGADKRFREDVEGTISRADEAWPKIKQIPADKL from the coding sequence ATGACCTTTACCGCATTGCGCCGGACCTTCGCCGCCGTCGCCGTGATTGCCGGCGGCGCAGGCCTCACCGCCACCGCGTTTCCCGCCATGGCCGACGAGGTCACCACCTATGTGACCCACGGCGCCGCCATCGGCGGCACCGATCCGGTGGCCTATTTCACCGACGGCAAGCCGGTGGCGGGCTCCGACGAGTTCACCGCCACCTACGACGGGGTGACATGGAAATTCGCCTCCGCCGCCAACCGCGACGCCTTTGTCGCCGAGCCGGAGAAATACGCTCCCGCCTACGGCGGCTATTGCGCGACGGGCGCCAGTTTCGGCGTGAAGATCCCCATCGACCCCAACAAGTGGCACATCGTCGACGGAAAGCTCTATCTCAACGCCAACGAGGGCGCCGACAAACGCTTCCGCGAGGACGTTGAGGGCACCATCTCCCGCGCGGACGAGGCCTGGCCGAAGATCAAGCAGATCCCGGCCGACAAGCTGTGA
- a CDS encoding GNAT family N-acetyltransferase, which produces MSVSIALETPLQDEVRAMVEALNATMRPLSPPEFQFQMTAEQMAGLDTVVFVARGDDGKAVGMGALKLHDTGFGEVKRMYTDPAIRGSGVGGAILAAIEREAVMRGVPVLRLETGSTPGFEAAWAVYERAGFVRGEAFADYPDSEFNVFYEKKLTA; this is translated from the coding sequence ATGAGCGTGTCGATCGCCCTCGAGACCCCACTGCAGGACGAGGTGCGCGCCATGGTCGAGGCGCTGAACGCCACCATGCGCCCGCTGTCGCCGCCTGAGTTTCAGTTTCAGATGACGGCGGAGCAGATGGCGGGTCTCGACACGGTGGTGTTCGTGGCGCGCGGCGACGACGGCAAGGCGGTTGGCATGGGCGCGCTCAAGCTGCACGACACGGGCTTTGGCGAGGTGAAGCGCATGTACACCGATCCCGCGATCCGCGGCAGCGGCGTGGGCGGCGCGATTCTCGCGGCCATCGAGCGCGAGGCGGTGATGCGCGGCGTGCCCGTGCTGCGGCTGGAGACCGGGTCGACGCCGGGGTTCGAGGCCGCCTGGGCCGTCTACGAGCGCGCGGGCTTCGTGCGTGGCGAGGCCTTCGCCGACTATCCGGATTCAGAATTCAACGTTTTCTATGAGAAGAAGCTCACCGCATGA